The Pseudoxanthomonas sp. SL93 genome segment GTGCTGTGCGGATGGCCGCGCACCACGGGTGACGCCTGCGCCTGTCCCGGCGCCTCACTCAATCGCCGTTACGCTGGTCCAGATACCACCGGGCTGCCCCAATCACGCCCAGTTGTCCGTGTTCGACCAGCTTCACGGGAATTCGCTCCAACGCTTCGCGCATCGATCCCTTGTTGAGGAACCGCGGCACGAAGCTGCTGCCAATCAGGAAGTCGCGGATCTTCGGCAGGATCCCGCCCGCCAGGTACACGCCGCCCTGCACGCCGTACAGCAGCGCCATGTCGCCCACCACGCTGCCCAGCAGGCCGCAGAACACGTCCAGGCTTTCGCGGGCGAGCGGATCGCTGCCGTCCAATGCGGCCGCGGTGATCTCGCCCGGCGTGGTGTGGGGATTGGCCTGCCCGCGCACCGCGCAGAGCGTGGCATGCAGGTTCATCAGGCCGGGGCCCGACAACGCGTATTCGACCGGCACGTGCGCGCGGGTCTTCAGCATTTCCGTCAGCAGCGCCATTTCCAGCGCGTTGCCCGCGGTCAGCGCGGCCTGGCCGGCTTCGGTGGCCAGGACCACGGCGCGCTTGCCGGTGGGGATCCACACGGCCGCACCGAGTCCGGTGCCCGGGCCCAGGATCAACGTCGGACCGCGCGCAGGCGCGGCCGAGGGGCCCGTGAGCTGCAGCACCTGGCTGGCATCGACCTGCGCCGAGGCATGCGCCACGGCTTCGAAGTCGTTGACCAGGCGGAAGTCGTCGAAGCCGAGCTGCTCGCGGATCTGCGCGGGTGAGAGCCGCCAGGGCAGGTTGTTGGTGATGACGGTGCCGTCTTCCAGCGGATAACCGGCACTGGCGATCACGCCGCGCGTGATGCGGGCGCCGCCGAGGTGCGACAGGAAGTCCTGCAGGATGTCAGCCAGGGCGGGGTAATCCGCACATGCGTACTTGCGGTAGTCGAGCACGCTGACCGGCGCGGCCGGATCGGCGCTGCCACGCACCAGGCCGATGCGCACATGCGTGCCACCGACGTCGGCGGCGATGAAGGCATCGCCCGCGTGGGTCATGGCATCCGTCGGCAATGGATTGGCGATTGCGACCACACGTCTCCCCACATGTTCGCTGAGCCGGGTTGGCAGGCAACCCTGATGCGGCCGGAGTGTGTGAGGCATTTGACAACGTTGTCAACACTCTGTCATGAAATAGGGGTGGGCACGGTGGTGGATTGGCCTATGGGAAGAACGATCACCGTGTTCAGCTTGTTATTGCCTGCATATCTGGATTTGAAGGTTCATTTTCAGAAGGTTATGAGGCAAGTCCGTACGGACTTTGTGTTGCGCCGCAACAGGATCTGCTGTGACACAAAGGCTGTTTCAGCGGCTGATCCAGGGGGTCCTGGTAGTCCGTCAGGCAATTTTGTGACAACGTTGTTCCCAGTCATTGCCGAGCTCCCGGCCTGCGTCGCAGGCACGCGGTGCCCACGGCCCAGCCATCGCAGGGGAGTTCCGCAGACATGACCGCCGTTCCCGGCCAGCTCCATACGACATCGCGTGCCGCCCCGCGGCATGCCACCTCCATCGCCATCATCGGCATGTTGTTCTTCATCATCGGTTTCTTCACCTGGATCAACGGTCCGTTGATCACCTTCGTGAAGCTGGCCTTCGACCTGGACGAAGTGAATGCCTTCCTCGTGCTGATGGTGTTCTACCTGTCCTACTTCTTCCTGGCCTTGCCGGCGGCCGCCCTGCACAAGCGCACCGGCATGAAGAAGGGCCTGGCGATCAGCCTGTTCGTGATGGCCGTGGGTGCCGCGCTGTTCGGGGAGTTCTCGACGCAGCGCTGGTATCCGGGCGCGCTGTCCGGGCTGTTCGTCATCGGTGGCGGCCTGGCCCTGCTGCAGACGGCGGTGAATCCGTACATCAGTATCCTGGGGCCGATCGAGAGCGCCGCGCAGCGCATCGCGCTGATGGGCATCTGCAACAAGGTCGCCGGCATGCTGGCGCCGCTGGTGATCGGCACGCTGGTGCTGCAGGGCATCGGCGACCTCTCCACCCAGGTGGAAGCGGCGGACGCCGCGACCCGGGCGGTGCTGCTGGACCGGTTCGCCGCCAAGATCCACGCGCCCTACCTGGTGATGGCCGGCGTGCTGGTGGTGGTGGCCATCGCCATCCTGTTCTCGCCGTTGCCGGAGGTGAAATCCTCCGAAGCCAACGCAGAAGCCGCCGGTACCGCGGGCGACGGCGGCCGTCGCAGCATCCTGCAGTTCCCGCACCTGTGGCTGGGCGTGCTGTGCCTGTTCGTCTACGTGGGCGTGGAAGTGCTGGCCGGCGACGCCATCGGCACCTACGGCAATGGCTTCGGCCTGCCGCTGGACCGCACCAAGCTGTTCACCTCGTACACGCTGTTCGCGATGCTGATCGGCTACGTGGTCGGCCTGCTGGCGATTCCGCGGCTGATCTCGCAGGAACGCTACCTCAGTGTGTCGGCGGTGCTGGGCGTGCTGTTCGCGGTGGGCGCCTTCCTGACCGAAGGCTACGTCTCGGTGGGCTTCGTGGCCGCGCTGGGCTTCGCCAACGCGATGATGTGGCCGGCGATCTTCCCGCTGGCCATCAAGGGCCTGGGCCGCTTCACCGAAACCGGGTCCGCGCTCCTGATCATGGGCATCGCCGGCGGCGCGCTGATCCCGCAGCTGTTCGCGGTGCTGAAGCAGCACCACGATTTCCAGCTGGTGTTCCTGGCGTTGGCGGTGCCGTGCTACCTGTACATCCTGTATTTCGCCCTGCATGGCCACCGCGTCGGCCAGGCGCGGTCGGGCTGAACGGCAGGACGGAATCCGGGCATCATTGCGGACTCATGACCATGACAGATTCCAGCATGCGCAGACCCACCATCAAGGATGTCGCCGAGCGCGCCAAGGTGTCGTTGAAGACCGTTTCGCGGGTCATCAACAACGAGCCCTCGGTGATGCAGGGCACCCGCGCGCGCGTGCTGCACGCGATCGCCGAGCTGGACTACGAACCGGACCAGTCCGCGCGCAACCTGCGCAGCGGCACGCCGTTCGTGGTCGGGCTGGTGTACGACAACCCCAATCCTTACCACATCATCGGCGTGCAGAACGGGGTGCTGGCGGCGTGCAAGGAAACCGGCTTCGGCCTGCAGATCCATCCGGTGGATTCCACGTCGCCGCTGCTGGCGGAGGAGCTGGTGGAATTCGTGCAGCGCTCGCGCCTGGCCGGTCTGGTGCTGACCGCACCGATGTCGGAGCGCGCCGATCTGGTCGGTACGCTGGCCGCGCGCGGCGTCAAGCTGGTACGCATCATCGCCGCGACCGAGGATCCCGAAGACGGCCATGCCTGCGTCTACGTGGACGATCGCGATGCCGCCTACGAGATCACCGAACACCTGATCCAGCTTGGCCACCAGCGCATCGGCTTCCTGTGGGGCGGGCTGGCGCACCGGTCCAGCACCGAGCGTTATGCCGGCTACGAGAAGGCACTGAAGGACTACGGCATCACCCTGGACAAGCACCTGGTGGTGCCGGGCGATTACACCTTCGACGATGGCTTCCGCGGCGCGCGCCGGTTGCTGGCGCTGCGCGAACCACCAACCGCCATCTTCGGTTCCAACGACGAGATCGCCGCCGGCGTGCTGGCCGCCGCGAAATCCGCCGGCATGAACGTGCCCTATGACCTGTCCATCGCCGGCTTTGAGGACAGCCCGTTCTCCAAGCAGTCGTGGCCGCCGCTGACCACCGCCAAGCAGGCCACCGAAGACATCGCCAAGCAGGCCGCGCGCCTGCTGATCGCCGGACTGCGCCAGGACGCGTACGACGACCAACCCACCGCCGTGCACAACCAGGGCTTCGTGCCGCAGCTGGTGGTGCGTGGTTCCACTGCGCCGGTCCGCCCGCGCACCGACCGACCCGAACCGCCGACCCATGACTGATTCCGCTCCGCTGCCCAACCCCGCGCAGACCCTGATGCACCAGGAGGCGGCCCAGGCTGCCGACGTCATCGCCGCGCAGTACGCGCGCAATGAAGCCACCGTGCAGAAACTCGCCGCCGACCTGCGCCGCGATCCGCCGCCGTTCGTGGTGACCTGTGCGCGCGGCAGTTCCGACCACGCCGCCACGTACGCGAAGTACCTATTCGAGACGCAGCTGGGGCTGGTGACCGCTTCCGCATCGCCTTCGGTCGGTTCCGTGTACGAAGCGAAGCAGAAGCTGGACGGCGCGCTGTACGTGGTGGTGTCGCAGTCGGGCAAGAGCCCCGACCTGCTGCGCAATGCGTCGGCGGCCGCCGATGCCGGTGCGCGCGTGGTCGCCCTGGTCAACGTGGAGGACTCGCCGCTGGCGGCGCTGGCCGACACGGTATTGCCGCTGCATGCAGGGCCGGAGCGCAGCGTGGCGGCCACCAAGAGTTACCTGGCCTCGCTGGCCGCGATCCTGCAGCTGGCGGCGTACTGGAAGGACGAAGCGCCGCTGCGCGACGCACTGACGCAGTTGCCCGATGCGTTGCGCGCCGCCTGGCAGGCCGACTGGTCGTCGGTGACCGATGGCCTGGTCGATGCGCACAACCTGTTCGTGCTGGGCCGCGGCCTGGGACTGGCGGCGGCGCAGGAAGCCGCGCTGAAGTTCAAGGAAACCTGCGGCCTGCACGCGGAAGCCTACAGTTCGGCCGAAGTGAAGCACGGGCCGATGGCGCTGGTGGGTCCGGGATTCCCGGTGCTCTGCTTCGCGCAGCCGGATGAAACCGAAGCCGGCACGCTGGCGCTGGCGCGCGAGTTCCGCGGGCGTGGCGCCCAGGTGTGGGTCGCCGCGCAGCATGGCGACGCGGGTGCCGCGCGCGAGGACATCCTGCCGCTGGTGCACGGCCCCCATCCGGCCTGTGCCCCACTGTTGACCATCCAGAGCTTCTATCGCGCGATCAATGCGCTCGCGCTGCGGCGTGGCCATAATCCGGACGTGCCGCCGCACCTCAACAAGGTCACCGAAACCGTATGAGTGGTCCCGTTGCCCTGCTCAATGCGCGCGTACTGACCAGCGAAGGCTTCGTCACCGGCCTGGCCGTGGTGATGCAGGAGGGCAGGATCGCGGACCTGGTGGCCAACGACGCCATTCCCGGCGACGCGGCGCGGCGCGATCTGCACGGCGCCTGGCTGCTGCCGGGATTCATCGACGCGCAGGTCAACGGCGGCGGCGGCGTACTGTTCAACAACACGACCACGGTGGATGCGATCCGCACCATCGCGCAGGCGCACCGCCGCTTCGGTACCACCGGCCTGCTGCCCACGCTGATCAGCGACGATGCCAGCGTCATGCAGCGCGCCATCGACGCGACGCATGACGCGATCGCACAGGGCGTGCCCGGCGTGCTGGGCATCCATCTGGAAGGTCCGTACCTCGCGCCCGCGCGCAAGGGCACGCACGACGCCGGCAAGTTCCGCGTGCCGGGCGCCGACGAAGTACGGATGGCGACGTCGCTGGAGAATGGCGTGACACTGCTGACGCTGGCGCCCGAGCAGGTCCCCGCGGACACCATCCGGTCGATGGTGGAACGCGGCGCGATCGTCGTAGCCGGCCACACCGCGGCGACGTATGAGCAGGTCCGCGCCGGCATCGAAGCCGGCATCACCGGCTTCACCCATCTCTACAACGCCATGTCCCCATTGCAGGGGCGCGAGCCCGGCGCGGTGGGCGCGGCGCTGGAGGATGACGGCAGCTGGTGTGGCGTCATCGTCGACGGCGTGCATGTGCATCCGGCCAGCCTGCGCGTGGCACTGGCGGCCAAGCCGCGCGGCAAGGTCTTCCTGGTGACGGATGCGATGCCGATGGTCGGTTCGGACGATCCGTCGTTCGATCTCTATGGCGAGACCATCACCGCCATCGACGGCGTGGTTCGCAATGCAGCCGGTGCGCTGGCCGGCTCCGCGCTGGACATGGGCACCGCCGTGCGCAACAGCGTGCGCCTGCTGGGACTGACATTGGACGAGGCGGCGCGCATGGCTTCGACCTACCCGGCGGAGTTCCTCGGCCTGGGCGCATCGCATGGCCGCATCGCGCCAGGCTACCGGGCTGACCTGGTGGCGCTGGACGAGGATCTGCGCGTGGTCGATACGTGGATCGCCGGCGCCTGATCCTCTGCGGATGGCGCGCATGACCGTCCCGGCAAGCCGTTTCGCTTCCGTCGATGCGCTGCGCGGCATGACCGTGGCGGCCATGCTGCTGGTCAATACGCCGGGCGACTGGGCGCATGTCTACGCGCCGCTGCTGCATGCGGAATGGCATGGGTGCACGCCGGCCGACCTGGTGTTCCCGTTCTTCCTGTTCGTCGTGGGCGTCTCCATCGCGCTGGGCATCGTACCGAGGGTGGAAGCGGGGGCATCCTCGCCCGCGTTGACGCAGGGCGTGCTGTGGCGCGCCGTCAAGATCATCGCGCTCGGGCTGCTGCTGCACCTGCTGGCGTTCTGGCTGCTCGACAAGCCATGGTTCCGGCCATGGGGCGTGCTGCAGCGGATCGGCGTGTGCTTCGCCGTGGCGGGGGTGCTCGCGATCCATGCCACGCCGCGCGTGCAATGGGCGCTGGTCATCGCGCTGCTGTCGGGATACTGGGCCTTGCTTGCCCCGGGGGGCTACGCGCCGTTCACCAATCTGGCGAGCCGCTTGGACACCGCCTTGTTGGGTCCGATGCTTTACCAGTGGGACGCCACCATGCTGCGTGGCCATGATCCCGAAGGCCTGCTCAGCACGTTGCCGGCGCTCGCCACCACCTTGCTGGGGCTGCGCGCCGGTGCGTGGTTGCGGGCGGGCCGGACGAAGTGGCTGCTGGCCGCGGGCGTGGTCTGCCTGCTGGCGGGCGTGGCATGGGCACCGGTCATGCCGCTCAACAAGAACCTGTGGACGTCTTCCTACACCCTGTTCACCGCGGGCTGCGCGATGCTGGCACTGCTGCTGTGCCATGTCGCCATCGATCGCCGTGACTGGTCGGCATGGGGGCGTCGCTTCGGTGTCAACGCCATTGCGGCCTACGTGGGCTCGGCGGCGATGGTCTATCCGCTGATCGCATTGGGCTGGCTGCAGCCGATCTACCATCACGGCTTCGCCGGCTGGATGACGCCGCGCTTCGGACCGTACCTGCCCTCGCTGGCCTTCGCGCTGGCGTTCGTGTCGTTGTGGTGGGTCATCGTGGCCTGCATGGACCGGCGCGGCTGGTACCTGAAGATCTGACGCACCGATCAGCGCTGGGCGGAAGCCCGTCACGCTTTTCTTCACCTGCCGGGTGTACAACAGCGGCGTCCACCTGCCGGGATCATTCCATGAAAGCCGTGCTGCCTGTTCTCTGCTGCCTCCTGCTCGCGAGCTGCGAAAGCGCCAAGGTCGATGCGGAGGGCGCGGAAGTGGTGCTGGTCAGCAAGGCGGCTGAAACCCGAACGCCGACCCTCCTCGTCAACCCGCCGCGCGACATGGCAGAACCCGTGGCTGCAACACCGGTGACGGCAGCCTCACCGCCGGCGTCGGCGTCCGAAGGACAACGCGTGATGGCAGGGCTGTCGCGGGCGCGACAGGTTCCCGACCCGCCGTTCACCAGTACGCCCGTCCTGACCTTCAACGAACCATGGGCGATGACTTTCCTGCCGGACGGTCGCCTGCTGGTCACGGAGAAATCCGGCAAGCTGCGTCTGGCCAATGTCGCCACCGGCCAGGTCGGCGAAGTCATCGGCGTACCGGCCGTGTCGTATGGCGGGCAGGGCGGTTTCGGCGACGTGGTGCTGCACCCGCGTTTCAGCGAGACGCGCTGGGTCTACATCAGTTACGCGGAAGCCGGCAGCAACGGCACCCGTGGGGCGGCGGTGGCGCGCGCGCAGCTGGTCCTCGACGCGTCCGGCAACGGCGGCAGCCTGTCCAACCTGCAGGTCCTCTGGCGCCAGTTGCCGAAAGTGTCCGGCTCCAACCACTTCGGTCACCGCATGGCGTTCGGTGGCGACGGCAAGTTGTGGATCACGTCCAGCGAGCGCGACCAGCAGACGCCGGCGCAGGATCTGCAATCCTCGTTGGGCAAGATGATCCGCCTGAACGACGACGGTTCGGTGCCGCCCGACAACCCCTTCGCCGCCCAGGGCGGCATCGCAGCCCAGGTGTGGTCGCTGGGCCATCGCAATCTGCTGGGCATCGCGTTCGACGCCAGCGGACGGCTCTGGACCCATGAAATGGGTCCCGCCGGTGGCGACGAGCTCAACCTGATCGAACGCGGTGCCAACTATGGCTGGCCCGTCGTCTCCAACGGCGACCACTACGACGGCAGGACCATTCCGGATCATCCCACGCGCCCCGAATTCAACGCGCCCGAGGCGTGGTGGACCCCGGTGATCGCGCCGGCGGGCTTCGTGATCTATTCCGGCAACCAGTTCCCGTGGTTCCGCGGACAGGGATTCATTGGTGGCCTGGCGTCGCAGGCACTGATCCAGATCGAGTTCAATGGCAACCAGGCACGGGAAGTCCGGCGCTACCCGATGGGCCGCCGCATCCGCGAAGTGGAGCAGGGCCCTGACGGCAACCTGTGGCTGCTGGAGGACGGCGGCAGTGGACGCCTGCTGAAACTCACGCCCAACCGCAGCTGAGGTTACTTCGCCTGCGAGTGCGGCAATGGCATGTCGGCGGGCCCGCCAGGCGTCGCGGATGGCTCGCGATGGCGGATATCCAGGTAAAGGCTGTAGGCGGCGGTGAATGCCGGCAGCAGGTTCTGCAGCACGCCGACCGCATCCTGCTTCGACGAGAACAGGAAGTAGCTCAGCGCCATCACGCTGCCGCACAGGCTCATGTACCAGAACAGGCGCGGGATGACCGGTCGCCGCGCACGACGCGAGGCGGTGAACTGCACCAGCCATCGCCCGCCGAACATCGCCGCGCCGGTCAGGCCGATCAGTTTCCAGGGCGTCATGTGCAGGCCGGTCCATCCCAGCCAGAGGATTTCCTGATCCATGGCGCTCATGGCACGCGACCATGGTTGAGTTCGCTGACCGGCGTCACGTGGCTGCGGCGTATCAGCCACACCACGCCGCGCAGGTCGCGGATGCCTACCAGCGCGCGCCCCAGGTTGTTGTACTTGGACGTACCCGAGACGCGCGGACGATGCGATACAGGCACGCTCACCGTCTTCCAGCCCGCGCGTTGCATCAGGGCCGGCAGGTAGCGGTGCATGTGGTCGAAGTAGGGCAGCTCGAGGAACGCCGCGCGCTCGAACAGCTTGATGCCGCAGCCGGTATCCGGCGTGTCGTCGTGCAGCAGTGCCTGCCGGATGCGGTTGGCCCAGCGCGATGCCCAGCGCTTGCTGGTGGAATCCTGGCGATTCACGCGCCAGCCGGCGAAGAGTTTCGTCTGCGCGCCGGCCTGCTCGCGTGCCGCCAGCAGCTTCGGTATGTCGGCGGGGTCGTTCTGGCCATCGCCGTCCAGGGTGACGATCCAGGGCGACAGCGCGTGCTTCACGCCGGTACGGATGGCGGTGCTCTGGCCGCAGCGACGGTGGTGCAGCAGCACGCGAAGTTCAGGCACTTCCTCCTTCAACGCGGCGAGCACCGTGCGGGTGTCGTCGTCCGAGTGGTCATCCACGCAGAGCACATCGAAAGGCACGACGCCGCGCAGATGCTGGGTGACCTCCCGCACCAGTCCACCGATGTTGCCGCTTTCGTTGAAGACGGGGATGACGACCGAGATCGGGCTCATGGCGAACCTCCTGATACCGGTCCGGCATTATCCGCACGGCAGGTCAGGAAAATGTCGTGGTCCGGGCGATACAGGGCGGTCTTCACGTCGGTGAGGCCCAGGACCGTGTGGAACAGGTTGTCGTGGGTGAACTGCCCGCTGCCGGCATGCTGGCGCGCGCAGCCTTGGTCCAGCCGTGTCGCGCGCTGCCAGCCTTCCGAGAACCACGCCACCATCGGCACGTCCAGCTGCTCGCGCGGCGCCAGCGCGCGCGGCATGCCGTGCAGGTACAGGCCCTTTTCGCCAAGCGATTCGCCATGATCCGACACGTACAGCATCGCCGTGTCGTAGCCGGGTACGGTCTTCAGCTGGTCGATGGCACCCGCCAGCACATGGTCCGTGTAGAGCAGGGCATTGTCGTAGGCGTTGACGATCTGTTCGCGGCTGCACCGGCCCAGGTCCGAGGTCTCGCAGACCGGCAGGTACCTGCGGAAGGCGGGCGGGTAGCGTTCGAAGTAGTTGGGGCCGTGGTTGCCCAGCATGTGGAGCACGATCACCTGGTCCCCACGTTGCTTCGCCACCACCGCGGGCAAGCCCTGCAGCAGTACTTCGTCGAAGCAGCGACGTTCCGTGCACGTCCCGGCATCTCCCCGTGCGCGCAGGTCTTCCTGCGGCAGGCCGCTGCAGACACCTTTGCAGCCGGACTGGTTGTCGCGCCACAGCGTGGCGACACCCGCGCGTTGCAGCACGTGAAGCAGCGACTGCTGGCCGCGGATTGCCTTCTCATCGTAATGCTCGCGTCCCAGCACCGAGAACATGCAAGGCAGCGAGACTTCCGTGCTGCTGCCGCAGGCGGTGACGTGCGGGAAGTTGATCACGCCACGCATGGCAAGCTCCGGCGTGGTCTGGCGCGCATATCCGTTGAGCCCCCAGTTGGCCGCGCGTGCGGTTTCACCGACCACGAGGACCAGCAGCCGTGGCCGGCGCCGCCCTGCCGCGGGGGATTGCAGCGCGTCCTCGCCTATCGGTGTCTGGACCCGCGCCTTGCCGGGGGGCTCTTCGCTGACGACTTTCGCGAGCGAGACCAGCACGTTCGCCGGCGTCACCAGATAGCGGACCTCGCGCTGGTTGCGCAGGAACGCGGTAAGTCGCTGCGTGGAGGAGGCCGCGCCTGCGGCGGCCATCAACACCAGGCTGGCCAGCAGTGCGACCCTCGCCAGCACGGCCGGCTTCCATGACCGTCTCTGCACCTTTACCCGCCATGCCAGCATGATCGCCGGCAGTGACGGCAGCAGGGACAGCACGCTATCCATGCCCGCCAGTTCACTGGCTTCGCGCCAGTCGGTGTGCAGCACGTTGCGGATCATGTCCGCATCGATGTAGATGCCGTAGGCCGCCATGTAGTGCCCCGCGAGCGCGGAAACCAGCAGCAGCGCCGTCAGCACGATGCGTGCCGTGCGCTCCCACACCAGGACCGACAGCCAGACCCCATGCACCGCCGTCACCAGCAGGAACAGCGAGGCCGCCCATAGCCACTGGCTTGGCAACGCCGGCGCCGCCGATCTCCAGAACATCGCATTGCTGAACAGGCTGAAGTAGACGGAACCGGCAATGATCAGGCCTTCGCTGCTCATCACGGGGCGCACTTTCGCCAGCGCCCAGGTGCGTTCGCACCAGCGCGGAAGGGAGTGCCACGGCAGGATGGAGGTGCTCATCACGCGGGCTTCCCGGTATTGCCGGCGTGCGCCGCCATGATCCGGTCGACGAGCAGCGTGATGCCCCAGCACAGCGTCAGACTGGCGATGTCGTGCGAGAGGAAGTGCGCGCCGCGCAGTTGCTGCGCGATTCCGAACAGCATGCCGGCCGCCATGCCGGTTGCCAGCCCCAGCCATCGCCAGGACGGCCGCACCTGTGCAAGAAAGAAATAGAGCGCCACCCACGCGTAGCCAGTGGCGGCATGCGCTGCGGGAAAGCAGGCGGGGTCTCCCAGGCCCGCCGGGCGCGCGGCGAACAGCGGAATGAAAGGACGCGCTCCGCCGAATGCCAGCAGATCCCACGGACAGTCCATCTGCGTGATGGACTTCAGCCATGCGACCAGGACACTCGACAGCAGCGTGGCGAGGAGCAGACCTGCTGCCGGACGTGTCCACCGCGCCGCGTCACTCTTGCGCCAGTGCCATGCGGTGGCGGCGAGCAGCGACAGCCAGACGCTGAGGCTGGCCGCGCGTCCGCCACGGTGCATGGCGATCTCCAGCCATGCGTTCTGCCTGAGCGCCCAATGGCCACCTTCCGATGCGTAGACAAGATGCGCCAGCACCATGTCCAGCTGCCGCGACAGCAGCCAGGCCGAGGCTAGAACCGGAATGGACCAGCG includes the following:
- a CDS encoding phosphoethanolamine--lipid A transferase; the protein is MSTSILPWHSLPRWCERTWALAKVRPVMSSEGLIIAGSVYFSLFSNAMFWRSAAPALPSQWLWAASLFLLVTAVHGVWLSVLVWERTARIVLTALLLVSALAGHYMAAYGIYIDADMIRNVLHTDWREASELAGMDSVLSLLPSLPAIMLAWRVKVQRRSWKPAVLARVALLASLVLMAAAGAASSTQRLTAFLRNQREVRYLVTPANVLVSLAKVVSEEPPGKARVQTPIGEDALQSPAAGRRRPRLLVLVVGETARAANWGLNGYARQTTPELAMRGVINFPHVTACGSSTEVSLPCMFSVLGREHYDEKAIRGQQSLLHVLQRAGVATLWRDNQSGCKGVCSGLPQEDLRARGDAGTCTERRCFDEVLLQGLPAVVAKQRGDQVIVLHMLGNHGPNYFERYPPAFRRYLPVCETSDLGRCSREQIVNAYDNALLYTDHVLAGAIDQLKTVPGYDTAMLYVSDHGESLGEKGLYLHGMPRALAPREQLDVPMVAWFSEGWQRATRLDQGCARQHAGSGQFTHDNLFHTVLGLTDVKTALYRPDHDIFLTCRADNAGPVSGGSP
- a CDS encoding phosphatase PAP2 family protein, producing MRWSIPVLASAWLLSRQLDMVLAHLVYASEGGHWALRQNAWLEIAMHRGGRAASLSVWLSLLAATAWHWRKSDAARWTRPAAGLLLATLLSSVLVAWLKSITQMDCPWDLLAFGGARPFIPLFAARPAGLGDPACFPAAHAATGYAWVALYFFLAQVRPSWRWLGLATGMAAGMLFGIAQQLRGAHFLSHDIASLTLCWGITLLVDRIMAAHAGNTGKPA